A single Oncorhynchus keta strain PuntledgeMale-10-30-2019 unplaced genomic scaffold, Oket_V2 Un_contig_6244_pilon_pilon, whole genome shotgun sequence DNA region contains:
- the vma21 gene encoding vacuolar ATPase assembly integral membrane protein vma21, with the protein MDNYNKQSLNSMPGPVPDFRGNDGSLVSVLKTLLFFTVMMITLPIGLYFTSKSYIFEASGYSSNDSYFYAAIVAVIAVHVVLALFVYVAWNEGTGSHQTREGKQD; encoded by the exons ATGGATAACTATAATAAACAATCTTTGAACTCAATGCCAGGTCCTGTTCCAGATTTCAGAGG GAACGATGGATCATTGGTGTCTGTACTGAAGACATTGCTGTTTTTCACGGTCATGATGATAACCCTGCCGATAGGATTATATTTTACATCAAAATCATATATTTTTGAAG CTTCTGGGTATTCCAGCAATGACAGTTATTTCTATGCTGCCATCGTGGCAGTGATAGCTGTCCATGTGGTCTTGGCCCTCTTTGTGTATGTTGCATGGAATGAGGGCACCGGCTCACATCAGACAAGAGAAGGAAAGCAGGACTAG